Proteins from a single region of Candidatus Woesearchaeota archaeon:
- the wecB gene encoding UDP-N-acetylglucosamine 2-epimerase (non-hydrolyzing) has translation MFKVVTVVGTRPNFNKEMLIHKYLIDAGITEIIIHTGQHYDIEMSKVFFQDCDLPEPDYNLEVGSLSHAKQTGLMMEKIEEILLKEKPDLVVVYGDVNSTMATALAAAKLRIPIAHIEAGPRNKMQYMPEEINRVVTDRISTLLFAPTKEAYNNLLKENYARENIFFTGDILKDNLLYIMKKHHIECIPSAKSTYLLATVHRCENTDVRENIQEIIEGFIDSKEKIIFPLHPRTKKQLERFGLFEKLKQTPNIELKPPLGYVEFVKYLAGSRKVLTDSGGVRREAYMLGKPVITVISEDGEWWPEIVTAGWNKITGPNKKNIIDAIKHFDPTSLPQPEIFGDGTAARKIVNIIIDFLKNHGKK, from the coding sequence ATGTTCAAAGTTGTTACTGTTGTAGGAACAAGGCCAAATTTCAATAAAGAAATGCTGATACACAAGTATCTTATAGATGCAGGAATAACGGAAATTATCATTCACACGGGTCAGCATTACGATATTGAAATGAGTAAAGTATTTTTTCAAGATTGTGATTTACCTGAACCAGATTATAATTTAGAAGTTGGGTCTTTAAGTCATGCAAAACAAACAGGACTTATGATGGAGAAAATAGAAGAAATTCTCCTCAAAGAAAAGCCAGACCTAGTCGTAGTGTATGGTGATGTTAACTCAACTATGGCTACAGCATTAGCAGCAGCAAAATTGCGAATCCCTATTGCTCATATTGAGGCTGGGCCGCGAAATAAAATGCAATACATGCCTGAAGAAATTAATAGGGTGGTTACTGATAGAATTTCAACCTTATTATTTGCTCCAACAAAAGAGGCATACAATAACCTGCTGAAGGAAAACTATGCTCGTGAAAATATTTTTTTTACTGGTGATATTCTCAAAGATAATCTCTTGTATATTATGAAAAAACACCATATTGAATGTATACCTTCTGCTAAAAGTACGTATCTTCTTGCTACAGTCCATAGATGTGAAAATACTGATGTTCGAGAAAATATTCAGGAAATCATAGAGGGGTTTATAGATTCCAAAGAAAAGATTATCTTCCCTCTTCACCCAAGAACAAAGAAACAATTAGAGCGCTTTGGTCTCTTTGAAAAATTGAAACAAACGCCAAACATAGAACTAAAACCTCCGTTAGGCTATGTTGAATTTGTAAAATATTTAGCTGGCTCAAGAAAAGTACTGACAGATTCCGGCGGTGTTAGGAGAGAAGCATATATGTTAGGCAAGCCCGTGATCACAGTTATTAGTGAAGACGGTGAGTGGTGGCCTGAAATTGTTACTGCAGGCTGGAATAAAATTACTGGTCCAAATAAAAAGAACATCATTGATGCTATCAAACATTTTGACCCAACATCATTGCCACAGCCAGAAATTTTCGGTGATGGAACTGCGGCAAGAAAGATTGTTAACATTATTATTGATTTTCTCAAAAACCATGGTAAAAAATAA
- a CDS encoding class I SAM-dependent methyltransferase has protein sequence MVKNNQLESENNQYDTKAEFIKKSRHNHDWDYLWKKTRKQMQYSIKKANYMSQRMVKEIKKHTLLNNKDCFEIGSGSGRLSWMLLKADVRSVTLLDTSKEALEIAKTLFTEKEKETKVSFLQKSIFEFPTHKKYDIVVSGATIQHFKEEDVQLILKKHLDLTRKGGVCCIIFPSSNYFNVQREKTESNRKLYGWFDTQLEKKIHTLMPIQQYVHYRFDFFYGKPKFILYLHRIIFYLFGIDLNVACLEKRFGGLVFLAFKKS, from the coding sequence ATGGTAAAAAATAATCAACTTGAATCTGAAAATAATCAGTATGATACTAAAGCAGAATTTATAAAAAAATCTAGGCATAATCACGACTGGGATTATCTTTGGAAAAAGACAAGAAAACAGATGCAGTATTCTATAAAAAAAGCAAATTATATGAGTCAAAGAATGGTAAAAGAAATTAAAAAACATACTCTACTAAATAATAAAGACTGTTTTGAAATCGGTTCAGGTTCTGGAAGATTATCATGGATGTTATTAAAAGCAGATGTGCGATCAGTAACCTTGCTTGACACCTCAAAAGAGGCATTAGAAATTGCTAAGACTTTATTTACCGAAAAAGAAAAAGAAACTAAAGTTTCTTTTTTGCAAAAAAGTATTTTTGAATTTCCCACACATAAAAAATACGATATCGTGGTAAGCGGCGCTACCATTCAGCATTTTAAAGAGGAAGATGTGCAGTTGATCTTAAAAAAGCATCTTGATCTGACCAGAAAAGGGGGTGTTTGTTGTATAATCTTTCCTTCAAGCAATTATTTTAATGTTCAGCGCGAGAAAACAGAAAGCAATCGAAAACTCTATGGCTGGTTTGATACGCAATTAGAAAAAAAAATACATACTCTTATGCCGATACAACAATATGTTCATTACCGCTTTGATTTCTTTTATGGAAAGCCAAAATTCATATTATATCTCCATCGAATTATCTTTTATCTTTTTGGTATAGATTTAAATGTAGCATGCTTAGAAAAACGTTTTGGTGGGCTTGTTTTCTTGGCATTTAAAAAATCATAA